A stretch of DNA from Arachis hypogaea cultivar Tifrunner chromosome 19, arahy.Tifrunner.gnm2.J5K5, whole genome shotgun sequence:
caaatctcagagaaaacgacccagattctctccgacaaagacctgaacggaatactctgctgatgggggacgatccggcacgGTTATATCGCTTGGACGGAGTCGCCCATATAGCTGGGGTCATCAATGAGGAGGTTAGTACGGAAATAACTTTGTTCTACCGGTACATGTgagttagtggttttgcatgcgggttagatggtggtttagttggtggtttatgttagtggtttatgttagtggtttctgttaatggtttatgttagtggtttatgttagtggttttgcatgcgggttagatggtggtttagttggtggtttatgttagtggtttatgttagtggtttctgttaatggtttatgttagtggtttatgtatgTGGTTTACGTTAACGGTTTATGtttgtggtttatgttagtggtttatgttagcggtttagtTGTGGTTGTTTAATGTTAGATCTTTAATGTCAGTGGTTTATGCTGGTTTCTTATGTTAGTTGTTTATGCAAGTGGTTCTCGTTCATGGATTTTTAAGCGCTTATATTTAGTACGATTTTTTGGTTTATCAATTATCGTGTTGATTATGTTTGTCACTGGTAATTAAGTTGGTTTTAATAATGCGGTTCATTTCTTCCGCAGCCTCagcgatgcatcaggagcatgtggcggcagcagggcatgctcctcgatgacagatacgttccgtACCTGCAGATGGCAGGTCTTtaccatcttgcaaggctgaacgatagatggttccggTTGGACGAGGCCCTTGTCAGTGCGTTCGTCGAGCGATGGTgtccggagacgcacacgtttcatatgccattcggagagtgcacgatcacactccaggacgtggcataccagctggGTTTGCCAGTGGACGGGCGTTACGTCAGCGGCTGCCTATCAGAGTTCCAGATATACATCGAGGGTGGCCATCCAGCCTGGGTTTGGTTCGAGGAGTTGCTTGGAGTGGTACCTCCTCCTagccaggttcagaagtacgcGATCAACTGCAGCTGGTTTCAAGAGACTTTTGGTGAGTGCCCGGAGGGAGCTGATGAGGATACTGTGCGTCGATATGCCCGTGCatacatcatgatgttgttgggcacgcAGCTTTTTGCGGACAAGTCCGGAAACCGCATTCACATCAAATGGCTTCCGTTTGTAGCTAGGCTGGAGGAGATGGGGACCTACAGCTGGGGTTCTGCAGCACtggcatggttgtaccggtgcatgtacCGAGTGGCGAACAGAAATGTTATCAAGCTAGCGGGCCCACTTCAGCTACTTCAGTCATGGATTTTCTGGTGATTTCCTCGGTTTAGGCCTGCAGGATTTGAGACGTTCAGCTGGCCATTGGCCTCGAGGTACTGTACTAAGCTTTGTCTATTTCAATTTATTATACATAACTACGTGTTCATTTATAATGTATTGGATACCCTAAGCACACATTTAAGTAACGGTAAGACATGTGCATGAtgcaggtggtcaggttacaTCCCTTCCAATAGCGAGAAGGGTCCTAGAGTTCAGATGTGGAGGCTCTGGATAGACCGGTTGCAGGATAGAGAGGTCAGTATGTTACttaataagtttttttatttaaccACGCTTTACGAGTTGGGTTCATGAGTTGCCCTGACACTATATAGTTCTTGGTGCAGTTTATCTGGATGCCGTACAGCAGCCCCGACATACTTCAGGTCGTGCATCCCGAGGTTTTGGAGCCTCGGCATATGGTGCTGTGGCGGTCTGTTACATCGCTTATCTACTTTGCcgtcatagagtggcatcagatagatAGGGTTCTTCCGCAATTTGGAGGGGTGCAGCCCCGTCCACAtcccgccctgaacatcgactttctgatgtcgaAGGACGGCAGAGGCGGCGATCGATGGTTCCTGTCCCATTTGCAGAAGTGGCATCTCTATTGGGACTCCCGTACGGAGAGCGTGCTGAGGTTCGATGTTGTTGCTGACCCTGGTCCGTCGCATGAGTTCTTGGAGTGGTGGAGTCAGCACAGGAAGAGGTTCTTGTCTCCGGATCCGCAGTTGGGCGATCCGAGAGCCGTTGCTATTCCTGTTGAGGCCTCACAGCGGGGAGCTGGGCGAGTTCCTGAGATGGATCGTCCTGACGACGTGCCGGACAGGAAGAGGTTCTTGTCTCCGGTTCCcatctgggcctcagcctctctccccttgcgaacaaagagttccgcaagccttccatatgttgccttcaccaAAGAGCATACAGGGAGGTTTCTGACACCCTTCaggattgagttcacacactcCGAGATATttgtcgtcatgtgaccgaatctccgTCCCTCGTCACGATGCTGAGTCCACAAGGAATAATCAATccggttcgcccactcacacatcgccgggtcttcagaccgaagaatatcaaaccagtaatcaaactcaacctcGGTCTTGGCATATGCGGCATTCACTAGAAGCCTACGTgcatctttgcccttgaaggtaagggcaaaattagccgctacgtgtcgaatgcagaatgcacggtatgcAGATGGAGGTAACCAACCTCCGTCCGGAGCCTCAAGCGCAGCCTTGATGCTGTTATGCCTGTCCGATATAACTAGAAGACCGGGCTGCGGTGTCACGTACTGTCtaaggtgggagagaaagaatgaccaagactctgcattctcaccttctactagtgcgaatgcaacaggtagaatgttggagttcccgtcctgtgcaattgcGATGAGCAAAGTACCCCCGTACTTCCCACACAGATGGGTGTCGTCAATGCTAACTAGGGGCTTGTAATGGCGAAATGCCTGGATGAGCGGTGGAAACGTCCAGAAAAGTCTGtggaaaaaagcttgagactcGTATACTTGTCCACTAACTCGAACGGGGCTCGTCCGTAGGATTGCAACAGTACCGGGTATCGTCAACTGGACTCCCAAAACCCACCTGGGgagctcgttgtatgactcatcccagtcaccgtatACGAGGGCAattgccttctgcttcgccatccagaccctcctgtaagtcggcctaaacccGAAGTGTGCTGCcgtggcatttaggagcaccttgatgctgacggatgcatcagccctaaccattggcataacgaacgccgaaatcacatgataatccaagctcctgtggtcactcgagatggaggtcgcaagacaagtgtgaggtccattgtactgtttgacctcccaaatgcccttgcgcttccgcagactcagtcgaatcaaccatgtgcacccattcccaaactcagaacacttgcccacataacGGCGATGATCAGACTCCacaaccttgtactgtacccctcgccggatgctgtaagtcttcacacttaacaggacctcatctttatcctgaaattgctgaccaacctggaactctgtcaaaCCAGCAGTCCCTTCagcatctctagctccgaatccaaTAGAGTGCCCTGAAACACCCTCttgcctcatggcatccaggtccaaagaggaaaaatgtggtggatactgctgtgtgccagaactagaACCACCGACCGCCAATGCAGGCTCAGTCGCTCCAACCTCGTCGCCGCTGTCATCCTCAATCATATCCGGCTTAACGTCATCCTCCTCTACATCACCCAACACTCCGTCTCCGACGCCAACCGGTGGAACTCCCTGTAAAGCGTTCGGCAGAATATCAACTGATCCTACCACGTCGCCTACTCCATCATTGAGATCAATAGCAAAAGACGGGGAGGCGACTGGTTGGACCGCTGGCTCGTACACAGGGACGGACGAAGAAGCAACGGCAGGCCTGGAACTGGAACCGGCTGCCGCGGCTTCAGTGGTGGCATTTcggttcgaaccccctgagctggataccacatcaaccagctttgccaacaactctggtgtccttacctcgggaaactgcctccgacatagaaacatgacttgcaggtcctcatcactaccaatcgtgaagcaatcatacttcacggtatCCTGCAAGACagtgattggaatgcgatagaaaaacttcttcactcgcttcgcaccttccagaccaagtttcatcagcacagatctaacaaggtcatcatagcttGTCGTTGGTTTCACgacaatacagagaggatccttatctgtAAACTTCACACCGGAGcgagttttcctcttaatggatcctctgtggtgaaccaaaaccacaaaactctcctcactagccatcttacaccctctatgagagcaactcacgtttaCAACCATATATATACTGCACTGTCTACCACTAAATTGAACCGGACTGGTTCGAATTCggtttgtgtaattcgaaccagcctggttcgaattacttgatgcAGCGTCTCcccatataattcgaaccagcttggttcgaattacttgatgcAGCGTCTCcccatataattcgaaccagcttggttcgaattatgtgctgCAGTTTCCTCCCctgtaattcgaaccaccctggttcgatttACTTGAATCAACTTCTctcttagtaattcgaaccaccctggttcgaattattcaTGAATGAAGTTCGAACcatgctggttcgaattatataaatataggaTTTGGCTCATTGCTGAAACGAATTTCACTTTGACTCATTTAGGTAATTTGCAACTTCCCTTGGTTTATTCTAGTTTTTTACcctaaataatatattatattttctcatttaaaaaaaattagccaaaaaagtattttttttgttttttatggcATTTCTCAATTTATTTATTGTAGATTAAGATTTATTTAacgaaattaattattatatatacaaaataaaattattctaatactTAATTAAGCAGACTAGTGACTTAACTCAATCAAGttggttaaaagttaaaacaaagaTGTACATGAATGATAGATTTCCTCTATTTGTTAGTGTGTTAAAGTGGCATATTTAATGATCAAAACCAACCGGTGAAGTGCTATATTTCGAATTTTGGATTGATTAACGGACTAAAGTAGTGTTATTCGTTTATTATAAGCATTCATAAAAATGGGAAAGCATTGATGAGTGATGAGAGAAAGAGAATCACACTACTGACAGAAGAAAACAACACAAAGCAATGCCTCTGGTTCTGAAGAACAACCATGGCAGCTCCATATCCTCTGCTTCAAAACTCTTCCTTGTCTTCACACTCCTCTCCCTTCTCTCCATCCTTCTCTTCCTCACCTCCTCCTCCCCCTCCACCACTCTCACCGCCACTTCACAGCGCACTCTCTCTCTTCCATCCACCACTTCATTCATCAATGTCATGGTCGCTGACCTCCCCAGATCCCTCAACTACGGCCTCCTCAACAATTATTGGTCCCTCAGCTCCGATTCCCGACTCGGCAGCGACGCGGATCGCGAAATCCGATCGAAACAGCTTCGCGCCAAAACCCTAGACTTCCCACCGTACCCTGAGAACCCACTGATCAAGCAGTACAGTGCCGAGTACTGGATCATGGGGGATCTCATGACGCCCTATGAGAATCGATCCGGGTCCTTTGCAAGACGCGTTTTTGACGCACGTGATGCCGACGTCATCTTCGTCCCCTTCTTCGCCACCATCAGCGCTGAGATGCAGCTTGGGATTGCTAAAGGGTTGTTCAGGAAGAAGGACGTTGCCAATGAGGATTATGGGAGGCAGAGGGAAGTCTTGGATTTTCTTAAAAAAACCGAAGCTTGGAAGCGTTCTGGTGGAAGAGATCACGTGTTTGTGCTCACCGGTAtaaaattttcctttttttttttttttgtccattTTTTAAAGTTTGGTTTTTTGTGTTTGCAGTGCAATTGTTACGTTGTAGTATAAGATTTAGGAACTTGTTGCATGTGATGAGTGTGGAGTAGCTAAGAACAGAGCTTTAAGGAAAGAAGGTTCTAGGTGTTTGGTTAATTTGCAGTGTGGCTTTAGTGGAAGCCtggaatcatttttttttttttggtagtaaTCTAGATGCTAATCTAATGTACTTAGTGTGTTTAGATAGAGGTACAGACTTCTATCTATTTGCTTTTGATACTTGTTGTGTTCTGAAAATTTATAATGTGATGGTGTTGGTGACAATAGGAGAGGAGAAAGTTCCAGTGTGTGCTGTTACCAGCTTATGATTTAGTCTTTGAATTGTCAGGTTATGTTAAAACTGAAGCATTCTTTGGCAGACCCAGTTGCAATGTGGCATGTTAAGGATGAAATTTCCCCAGCTATTCTCCTTGTGGTGGACTTTGGTGGTTGGTACAGACTTGACTCGAAGTCATCTAATTGTAGCTCGTCTGAAATGATTCAACACACCCAAGTTTCTGTAATTAAAGATGTTATTGTGCCGTACACACATCTACTTCCGAGGTTGCAGCTGTCAGAAAACCAGGAGCGCCATAGCCTTTTGTATTTCAAAGGAGCAAAACATAGGCACCGGGTCTGTAATATTTCCTTTCTGGCCTAACCGTGCTTCATTTATTGTGTTTTGCACATTCTAGCATCTTCCACAATTCATAATTTGATCATCTTACTACTCTGTTCTTATAAGTGATCAAATTTGTTTAGTGATTGTAGTTCTGTTTGTTTAGTTGCACTTGACCTAGTGAGTTATCATCAGTCATGACACAAAAAGgtcttaaaatattaataaaaagtttCCCTGGTTGAGGATGAAGACTGTGTAGGCCTAAACTCTAGCAGATGCATATGTTTGATTCTCCAATCAAGCTAATACATTTATGTTTGTTCCATGGTTCCATGCTTATCTGATTTACATATTATTCTATTTGCAGGGTGGCTTAGTTAGAGAGAAGTTATGGGATCTATTGGTTAATGAGCCTGGTGTTATAATAGAGGAAGGCTTCCCGAATGCCACTGGGCGAGAGCAATCAATTAGGGGGATGAGATCATCCGAATTTTGCTTGCATCCAGCTGGGGATACACCCACTTCGTGCCGACTATTTGATGCCATTCAAAGTCTTTGTATACCTGTTATTGTCAGCGACAACATCGAACTCCCATTTGAAGGCACGGTGGATTATACGGAATTTTCAGTTTTCGTGGCGGTTGCCGATGCGCTGAAACCAAGCTGGTTAGTCAATCATCTCAAAAGCTTTTCGAAACAACAGAAAGACAGGTTTCGCCAAAACATGGCTCAGGTACAACCCATTTTTGTCTATGATAATGGTCATCCAGGTGGCATTGGACCAATACCTTTGGACGGTGCAGTGAATCATATCTGGAAGAAAGTTCATGAAAAGCTTCCCATAATTAAGGAAGCTATAATTCGCGAAAAAAGAAAACCTATTGGTGTTCTTGTTCCACGTAGGTGTCAATGTACTTGAATTTAAGTAAttctttgtttcttcttttcttttttttccccctCAAAGGAACAGAGATGAGTATATTAGAGGTTCTATTGTTTGCTCCATTGAAATTTCAAGAGCAAGAAACAGGATGTTGGTTGTTATCTTTGGTTACCAATGTGAATCTTATAGGAGAAAATAGCTGTCATTATCCATGGGTACCCGTTTTACTTggtgtttcattattttttgtaCTTCATTGTCTTCTAGTCCTTACTCATGAATTGCTCCAGGTTGAAATTCTCTATTTATTTTACTCTTCAAAGTGAAATCCTCACCTTCAAGGATCATAATATATTTAATTCTACTTACTCTATATTGTTGAAATGTGATAATAGAGAATTTGATTAGCCATTTTGACTTGTTAAGATTAAAATGTAATGATATATTTGACCCTTATGACTATAATGTAAAAGTGTTGACCATTGACCCTTGCCATACGACCCAACAAGGCAACAATATCCTGGTTTCAGGGATCATTATCTCTTAGTaaaactgtttgataatttgtgGAATCTCTTCCAAGAGGAACAAATGACAAATCTCTATGGGTGTATGAATTTCAACGTCTAGAGTACAAGGAATCCCTTTGCAGCAAGAAAGGATAACCGATTCCTCTTCTCTTTGAAGGAAACACAACAAATAAGACACTCACTACAAAACCAACCACAAGAGGAACAGTGTTGGTCACCTTTCTAGGCAGTCCCGGATAGTAACACTTAACAACATCAAAGTGTAATCCTGCAAAGGCAAGAAAAGAGACTAGGGATAGTGATGCATGGAAAAGATCACCCCATCTTAGTCTGTAATCCGATGGCACACATGGCTTCTTCCTGCCTCCATTGAAAGTCCAGATCCCTCTAAATGTTGCCACCCCATAGTACAACCGCCCGGTGGCTGTTCTAAAGCTGTCGGTGCATGTGAAGAAGATGCAAGACACTGCCAAGATAGCCAGGAAGATTGCTGTCAACCAGCGGTTCAGCGTGCCGCATTCACCGTCGTCTGTCAGGATAGGTGCAAAAATGCTGAAGGCAAGGATGGTGGCTGTGGGCAAGAGAACATTCAACCTAGCAGTTCCACTTAGTATTGCATTGATAACATAGAAATAGTGAGATTCATCAgtttcataatcatcatcaagaTCATAATAATAATCATCCTCACTGTTTTCATAGTGAACAATCATGTCTTGGCTGGTTGAGGTGTTCATCTCCACTAAAACCGGGCTCTGGAAGATGTTTGGGACATGAAGAATGTGAGTCATATACATTTgtaacatgtatatatatattcaggCATAGACCCCCCTTTTGTTTATGCTTTCCTTTGGAATGGAAATTCCTGTGGGAATATGTTTTTCCTTTAACAGCAACTTGGATCAGAATTTGCTTTCAACTTGGGCAACGTTAATGCTTTCCCATGTTCATATAAGTAACCCTCTGTTCATGACCAAAAAAAAAGTAACTCTGTCCCACAAGCATCATAGGAAGTATTTCACTTTCACATAGACCTAAATTTTATCCATCAAGTAGTCATCGATGATTCTAGCTGATTCTATGAAAGTtatgttattaacttattatcaCCCTTGTCAAGGTAACAAGTTGATAATTGAAGAAATAGTAATATaataagttgataattaaaaccGGATATGAAGCATGCTGGCAACTGCACTTTTTTCATTGACTCAAAGTAAACCTTTACATTTTTCCTTAGGCTTTACAAAAATATACTCTTATCTCATGCTGAGCATGATGGACCCATAGCATGATAACATAATCCCTAGAAATTCTCTAAAAAATGTTGAATATCAGGGCTAAGTTTATATGAACAATATTTGGCTTCCTATATACAGCTACTGGCattaaaaaaaacacataaactctcAACTTGTATATGAATTCTTGAGAAATTGAATCAAAAGATTTTGgggtagaaaaaaaaattaaaaaaaaaaacatttttcaccCTTGTTCTAATTTCCTTGTTGGGGAGGATCATCTTCTCCTGAGCCACAAAGTTTGCAAGGACTTAGTAATTTCTGAGAACACCAGTGATCTGGAACACTCAAAAAATGGGTAGACATGAATTTTCTGAACCTCTTCTTGTATTCCCTTGGAGATATTACGGTTGGCAACACATTCTTCGGCACAACGAGCGAGGATTTCATCCATGTCTCGAGATGCTTGTCCCAGGTATACTGCCTGAGATAATCGATGATGCCGCAAACAAGCACGCGCTTCTGGGAATCCACTCCAACTAGTAAGGAATAATCCATCACGTTGACAGACTGCGTATTGAGCACATAAAGACCTTTATAAGCAAGAAGCCAGGAAAAAGAAATCCAAAACACAAATGGATTTAACCAACACATAAGCACAAGGGTCACAACATGCGTGATATATACTATATATCGAGAATTCAGGGCTCGAAGATTCAAATGATTTTAGTGCAGGGCTTACATTGAGAAAAGTTGTGTCATTCCAAACAGCCCTTTGAAGAAAACGCTTCGCTTTATGACTGACATACAGTGGAGAAGAGTTCATGTCATTCACAAAGTTCTGATCCAAAAGAACATCTCCAGCACCATCAGTAGCAGTATTGAACCGGGCATAAAGAGCACCTTTAAGATCATACTGGC
This window harbors:
- the LOC112779056 gene encoding protein DMP2-like, with the protein product MTHILHVPNIFQSPVLVEMNTSTSQDMIVHYENSEDDYYYDLDDDYETDESHYFYVINAILSGTARLNVLLPTATILAFSIFAPILTDDGECGTLNRWLTAIFLAILAVSCIFFTCTDSFRTATGRLYYGVATFRGIWTFNGGRKKPCVPSDYRLRWGDLFHASLSLVSFLAFAGLHFDVVKCYYPGLPRKVTNTVPLVVGFVVSVLFVVFPSKRRGIGYPFLLQRDSLYSRR
- the LOC112775482 gene encoding probable arabinosyltransferase ARAD1 gives rise to the protein MPLVLKNNHGSSISSASKLFLVFTLLSLLSILLFLTSSSPSTTLTATSQRTLSLPSTTSFINVMVADLPRSLNYGLLNNYWSLSSDSRLGSDADREIRSKQLRAKTLDFPPYPENPLIKQYSAEYWIMGDLMTPYENRSGSFARRVFDARDADVIFVPFFATISAEMQLGIAKGLFRKKDVANEDYGRQREVLDFLKKTEAWKRSGGRDHVFVLTDPVAMWHVKDEISPAILLVVDFGGWYRLDSKSSNCSSSEMIQHTQVSVIKDVIVPYTHLLPRLQLSENQERHSLLYFKGAKHRHRGGLVREKLWDLLVNEPGVIIEEGFPNATGREQSIRGMRSSEFCLHPAGDTPTSCRLFDAIQSLCIPVIVSDNIELPFEGTVDYTEFSVFVAVADALKPSWLVNHLKSFSKQQKDRFRQNMAQVQPIFVYDNGHPGGIGPIPLDGAVNHIWKKVHEKLPIIKEAIIREKRKPIGVLVPRRCQCT
- the LOC140182405 gene encoding serine/threonine-protein phosphatase 7 long form homolog — protein: MLLDDRYVPYLQMAGLYHLARLNDRWFRLDEALDVAYQLGLPVDGRYVSGCLSEFQIYIEGGHPAWVWFEELLGVVPPPSQVQKYAINCSWFQETFGECPEGADEDTVRRYARAYIMMLLGTQLFADKSGNRIHIKWLPFVARLEEMGTYSWGSAALAWLYRCMYRVANRNVIKLAGPLQLLQSWIFWWSGYIPSNSEKGPRVQMWRLWIDRLQDREFIWMPYSSPDILQVVHPEVLEPRHMVLWRSVTSLIYFAVIEWHQIDRVLPQFGGVQPRPHPALNIDFLMSKDGRGGDRWFLSHLQKWHLYWDSRTESVLRFDVVADPGPSHEFLEWWSQHRKRFLSPDPQLGDPRAVAIPVEASQRGAGRVPEMDRPDDVPDRKRFLSPMGVVNAN